Proteins co-encoded in one Cinclus cinclus chromosome 9, bCinCin1.1, whole genome shotgun sequence genomic window:
- the ARPC2 gene encoding actin-related protein 2/3 complex subunit 2 isoform X2 produces the protein MVSISLKFYKELQEHGADEVLKKVYGSYLVNPESGYNVSLLYDLENLPADKDAIVHQAGMLKRNCFASVFEKYFKFQEEGKEGEKRAVIHYRDDETMYVEAKKDRVTVVFSTVFKDDDDVVIGKVFMQEFKEGRRASHTAPQVLFSHREPPLELKDTDAAVGDNIGYITFVLFPRHTNAAARDNTINLIHTFRDYLHYHIKCSKAYIHTRMRAKTSDFLKVLNRARPDAEKKEMKTITGKTFTTR, from the exons ATGGTCAGTATTTCTCTGAAGTTCTACAAGGAACTCCAGGAACACGGTGCTGATGAG gTATTGAAGAAAGTCTATGGAAGCTACTTGGTAAATCCTGAATCAG GTTACAATGTCTCTTTGCTCTACGACCTGGAGAACCTCCCTGCAGACAAGGATGCCATTGTGCACCAAGCCGGCATGTTGAAACGCAACTGCTTTGCTTCAGTCTTTGAGAAGTATTTCAAATTCCAGGAAGAGGgcaaagaaggagaaaaaagagcagTCATCCACTACAGGGATGATGAGACAAT GTATGTTGAGGCAAAGAAGGACCGTGTCACGGTTGTGTTCAGCACGGTATTTAAGGACGACGATGATGTGGTGATTGGAAAGGTGTTTATGCAG GAGTTCAAGGAGGGTCGCCGGGCCAGTCACACAGCCCCACAGGTACTGTTCAGCCACAGGGAGCCACCCTTGGAGCTGAAAGACACGGACGCAGCCGTTGGAGATAATATTGGCTACATCACTTTTG TGTTGTTCCCCCGTCATACCAATGCTGCAGCCAGAGACAACACCATAAACCTGATCCACACATTCCGGGACTACCTGCACTATCACATCAAGTGCTCGAAG GCCTATATTCACACACGTATGAGGGCGAAAACGTCAGATTTCCTCAAGGTGCTCAACCGTGCCCGTCCagatgcagagaagaaagaaatgaaaacaatcaC GGGGAAGACATTCACAACCCGTTAA
- the ARPC2 gene encoding actin-related protein 2/3 complex subunit 2 isoform X1, giving the protein MILLEVNNRIIEETLTLKFEGAAAGNKPEAVEVTFADFDGVLYHISNPNGDKTKVMVSISLKFYKELQEHGADEVLKKVYGSYLVNPESGYNVSLLYDLENLPADKDAIVHQAGMLKRNCFASVFEKYFKFQEEGKEGEKRAVIHYRDDETMYVEAKKDRVTVVFSTVFKDDDDVVIGKVFMQEFKEGRRASHTAPQVLFSHREPPLELKDTDAAVGDNIGYITFVLFPRHTNAAARDNTINLIHTFRDYLHYHIKCSKAYIHTRMRAKTSDFLKVLNRARPDAEKKEMKTITGKTFTTR; this is encoded by the exons aAATAAACCAGAGGCAGTAGAAGTAACATTTGCAG ACTTTGATGGAGTCCTTTATCATATTTCAAACCCCAATGGAGACAAGACAAAAGTGATGGTCAGTATTTCTCTGAAGTTCTACAAGGAACTCCAGGAACACGGTGCTGATGAG gTATTGAAGAAAGTCTATGGAAGCTACTTGGTAAATCCTGAATCAG GTTACAATGTCTCTTTGCTCTACGACCTGGAGAACCTCCCTGCAGACAAGGATGCCATTGTGCACCAAGCCGGCATGTTGAAACGCAACTGCTTTGCTTCAGTCTTTGAGAAGTATTTCAAATTCCAGGAAGAGGgcaaagaaggagaaaaaagagcagTCATCCACTACAGGGATGATGAGACAAT GTATGTTGAGGCAAAGAAGGACCGTGTCACGGTTGTGTTCAGCACGGTATTTAAGGACGACGATGATGTGGTGATTGGAAAGGTGTTTATGCAG GAGTTCAAGGAGGGTCGCCGGGCCAGTCACACAGCCCCACAGGTACTGTTCAGCCACAGGGAGCCACCCTTGGAGCTGAAAGACACGGACGCAGCCGTTGGAGATAATATTGGCTACATCACTTTTG TGTTGTTCCCCCGTCATACCAATGCTGCAGCCAGAGACAACACCATAAACCTGATCCACACATTCCGGGACTACCTGCACTATCACATCAAGTGCTCGAAG GCCTATATTCACACACGTATGAGGGCGAAAACGTCAGATTTCCTCAAGGTGCTCAACCGTGCCCGTCCagatgcagagaagaaagaaatgaaaacaatcaC GGGGAAGACATTCACAACCCGTTAA
- the AAMP gene encoding angio-associated migratory cell protein isoform X1, protein MEPGDGPGALDLHGDEEIIEVVELGPPGPDDLADEMEDVDFEDEGAEEPDAEAWESEDDEGVEDGMEAQDDSEVTFSLHSASVFCVSLDPKTNTLAVTGGEDDKAFVWRVSDGELLFECSGHKDSVTCAGFSHDSVFVATGDMSGLIKVWRVDAKEEVWSFEVGDLEWMEWHPQAHVLLAGTADGNTWMWKIPSGDCKTFQGPACPATCGRILPDGKRAVVGYEDGTMRIWDLKQGTSLHVLKGQDGHQDPLTCVASNQDGSLIMTGSVDCHAKLVNSTTGKVVCVFKMESVTPKAPISEGEEAESNSVESLGFCNVMPLAAVGYLDGTLAIYDLSTQSLRHKCQHESGIVQLLWEETSAVVYTCSLDGAVRLWDARTGKMISEYRGHSAEILDFAVNKDASIVVTTSGDHQAKVFCVQRPDR, encoded by the exons ATGGAGCCCGGGGACGGCCCGGGAGCTCTGGACCTGCACGGCGACGAGGAGATCATCGAGGTGGTGGAGCTGGGCCCGCCCGGGCCGG ATGACCTGGCCGATGAGATGGAGGACGTGGACTTTGAGGATGAGGGGGCAGAAGAGCCCGATGCCGAGGCTTGGGAGTCGGAGGATGACGAGGGGGTGGAGGATGGCATGGAGGCACAGGACGACAGTGAGGTCACGTTCTCGCTGCACTCGG CTTCTGTCTTCTGTGTGAGCCTTGACCCCAAGACCAACACGCTGGCAGTGACAGGTGGAGAGGATGACAAGGCCTTCGTGTGGCGTGTGAGTGATGGAGAGCTCCTGTTTGAGTGCTCAG GACACAAGGACTCTGTCACCTGTGCTGGCTTCAGTCACGACTCTGTGTTCGTGGCCACAGGTGACATGTCAGGGCTTATCAAAGTGTGGCGGGTGGATGCCAAGGAGGAAGTGTGGTCCTTCGAGGTGGGGGACTTGGAG TGGATGGAGTGGCACCCTCAAGCCCATGTTCTTCTGGCTGGTACAGCTGATGGCAACACCTGGATGTGGAAGATCCCCAGTGGGGACTGCAAAACCTTTCAGGGTCCAGCATGCCCAGCCACATGTGGCAGGATCCTGCCTGATG GGAAGCGAGCAGTGGTGGGGTATGAGGATGGGACCATGCGCATCTGGGACCTAAAGCAGGGAACCTCGCTGCATGTCCTGAAAG gCCAGGATGGCCATCAGGACCCTTTGACGTGTGTGGCCAGCAACCAGGATGGCAGTTTGATCATGACGGGCTCTGTGGACTGTCACGCCAAGCTGGTCAACTCCACCACGGGCAAG GTGGTTTGCGTGTTCAAGATGGAGAGTGTGACCCCCAAGGCACCCATCAGTGAGGGCGAGGAGGCAGAATCAAACTCGGTGGAGTCGCTGGGCTTCTGTAATGT GATGCCACTGGCTGCTGTGGGCTACCTTGACGGCACGCTGGCTATTTACGACCTCTCCACACAGAGCCTAAGGCATAAGTGCCAACATGAG TCAGGGATcgtgcagctgctgtgggaggagACCTCGGCCGTGGTGTACACCTGCAGCCTGGACGGGGCCGTGCGGCTCTGGGACGCCCGCACGGGGAAGATGATCAGCGAGTACCGAGGGCACTCCGCTGAAATCCTCGACTTTGCCGTCAACAA GGATGCCTCCATTGTGGTGACCACCTCTGGCGACCACCAAGCCAAAGTGTTCTGCGTCCAGCGCCCCGATCGCTAG
- the AAMP gene encoding angio-associated migratory cell protein isoform X2 gives MEPGDGPGALDLHGDEEIIEVVELGPPGPGPADDLADEMEDVDFEDEGAEEPDAEAWESEDDEGVEDGMEAQDDSEVTFSLHSASVFCVSLDPKTNTLAVTGGEDDKAFVWRVSDGELLFECSGHKDSVTCAGFSHDSVFVATGDMSGLIKVWRVDAKEEVWSFEVGDLEWMEWHPQAHVLLAGTADGNTWMWKIPSGDCKTFQGPACPATCGRILPDGKRAVVGYEDGTMRIWDLKQGTSLHVLKGQDGHQDPLTCVASNQDGSLIMTGSVDCHAKLVNSTTGKVVCVFKMESVTPKAPISEGEEAESNSVESLGFCNVMPLAAVGYLDGTLAIYDLSTQSLRHKCQHESGIVQLLWEETSAVVYTCSLDGAVRLWDARTGKMISEYRGHSAEILDFAVNKDASIVVTTSGDHQAKVFCVQRPDR, from the exons ATGGAGCCCGGGGACGGCCCGGGAGCTCTGGACCTGCACGGCGACGAGGAGATCATCGAGGTGGTGGAGCTGGGCCCGCCCGGGCCGG GCCCGGCCG ATGACCTGGCCGATGAGATGGAGGACGTGGACTTTGAGGATGAGGGGGCAGAAGAGCCCGATGCCGAGGCTTGGGAGTCGGAGGATGACGAGGGGGTGGAGGATGGCATGGAGGCACAGGACGACAGTGAGGTCACGTTCTCGCTGCACTCGG CTTCTGTCTTCTGTGTGAGCCTTGACCCCAAGACCAACACGCTGGCAGTGACAGGTGGAGAGGATGACAAGGCCTTCGTGTGGCGTGTGAGTGATGGAGAGCTCCTGTTTGAGTGCTCAG GACACAAGGACTCTGTCACCTGTGCTGGCTTCAGTCACGACTCTGTGTTCGTGGCCACAGGTGACATGTCAGGGCTTATCAAAGTGTGGCGGGTGGATGCCAAGGAGGAAGTGTGGTCCTTCGAGGTGGGGGACTTGGAG TGGATGGAGTGGCACCCTCAAGCCCATGTTCTTCTGGCTGGTACAGCTGATGGCAACACCTGGATGTGGAAGATCCCCAGTGGGGACTGCAAAACCTTTCAGGGTCCAGCATGCCCAGCCACATGTGGCAGGATCCTGCCTGATG GGAAGCGAGCAGTGGTGGGGTATGAGGATGGGACCATGCGCATCTGGGACCTAAAGCAGGGAACCTCGCTGCATGTCCTGAAAG gCCAGGATGGCCATCAGGACCCTTTGACGTGTGTGGCCAGCAACCAGGATGGCAGTTTGATCATGACGGGCTCTGTGGACTGTCACGCCAAGCTGGTCAACTCCACCACGGGCAAG GTGGTTTGCGTGTTCAAGATGGAGAGTGTGACCCCCAAGGCACCCATCAGTGAGGGCGAGGAGGCAGAATCAAACTCGGTGGAGTCGCTGGGCTTCTGTAATGT GATGCCACTGGCTGCTGTGGGCTACCTTGACGGCACGCTGGCTATTTACGACCTCTCCACACAGAGCCTAAGGCATAAGTGCCAACATGAG TCAGGGATcgtgcagctgctgtgggaggagACCTCGGCCGTGGTGTACACCTGCAGCCTGGACGGGGCCGTGCGGCTCTGGGACGCCCGCACGGGGAAGATGATCAGCGAGTACCGAGGGCACTCCGCTGAAATCCTCGACTTTGCCGTCAACAA GGATGCCTCCATTGTGGTGACCACCTCTGGCGACCACCAAGCCAAAGTGTTCTGCGTCCAGCGCCCCGATCGCTAG
- the TMBIM1 gene encoding protein lifeguard 3 isoform X1: MPFVLSVVLPGAKHQPGVLLLPPWQCPCELQRPERCLWETRRSGMSQPTAPPLYDDKNPLYPPPPGGYPQPPHYAGGYPQPGGYPAGPGYSQPGGYPAAGGYPHPGMAMPTMPMRFGDNGLGDGSPFQSVDWDDRKVRHAFIRKVYAIISLQLLVTVGIISVFTFVDPVRSFVQRNAAIYYASYAVFLVTYLVLACCQGPRRRFPWNIILLSIFTLAMGLMTGTIASMYNTKAVLIAMLITAIVAIVVTIFCFQTKVDFTSCPGLFCVLGIVVMVTGIITAIVLSFKYVPWLHMLYAAIGAIAFTLFLAYDTQLVLGNRKNTLSPEEYVYGALTIYTDIIYIFTFILQIVGRD, from the exons ATGCCATTTGTCCTCAGTGTGGTGCTACCTGGAGCCAAACACCAGCCAGGagtgctgctccttcctccctggcAATGTCCGTGTGAGCTTCAAAGACCAGAGAG GTGCCTGTGGGAGACGCGGAGATCCGGCATGTCGCAGCCCACTGCACCCCCGCTCTACGATGACAAGAACCCCCTCTACCCCCCGCCCCCTGGGGGGTACCCCCAGCCCCCCCATTATGCCGGGGGGTACCCGCAGCCTGGGGGATACCCTGCGGGGCCGGGGTACTCGCAGCCAGGGGGGTATCCAGCAGCAGGGGGGTACCCTCATCCGGGCATGGCCATGCCTACCATGCCTATGCGGTTTG GTGACAACGGCCTTGGGGATGGCTCTCCCTTCCAATCAGTTGACTGGGATGATAGGAAAGTCCGGCACGCCTTCATTCGCAAG GTCTATGCCAtcatctccctgcagctcctggtgacGGTAGGAATCATCTCTGTGTTCACCTTTGT CGACCCTGTCCGCTCCTTTGTTCAGAGGAATGCTGCCATCTACTACGCCTCATA tgctgtgttcctgGTGACCTACCTGGTGCTGGCCTGCTGCCAGGGTCCCCG GAGACGCTTCCCCTGGAATATTATCCTGCTGAGCATCTTT ACGCTGGCCATGGGGCTGATGACAGGCACGATTGCCAG CATGTACAACACGAAAGCTGTCCTGATTGCCATGCTCATCACCGCCATTGTGGCCATCGTTGTAACCATCTTCTGCTTCCAGACCAAG GTTGATTTTACATCGTGTCCAGGGCTATTCTGTGTGCTGGGCATTGTGGTCATGGTGACCGGGATCATCACTGCCATCGTCCTCTCCTTCAAATAC GTCCCCTGGCTACACATGCTGTACGCAGCCATTGGGGCCATCGCATTCACACTG tTCCTTGCCTATGACACCCAACTTGTGCTGGGGAACAGGAAGAACACACTGAGTCCCGAGGAGTATGTCTATGGTGCCCTCACCATCTACACTGACATCATTTACATCTTCACCTTCATCCTGCAGATAGTGGGCCGGGATTAG
- the TMBIM1 gene encoding protein lifeguard 3 isoform X2, translated as MSQPTAPPLYDDKNPLYPPPPGGYPQPPHYAGGYPQPGGYPAGPGYSQPGGYPAAGGYPHPGMAMPTMPMRFGDNGLGDGSPFQSVDWDDRKVRHAFIRKVYAIISLQLLVTVGIISVFTFVDPVRSFVQRNAAIYYASYAVFLVTYLVLACCQGPRRRFPWNIILLSIFTLAMGLMTGTIASMYNTKAVLIAMLITAIVAIVVTIFCFQTKVDFTSCPGLFCVLGIVVMVTGIITAIVLSFKYVPWLHMLYAAIGAIAFTLFLAYDTQLVLGNRKNTLSPEEYVYGALTIYTDIIYIFTFILQIVGRD; from the exons ATGTCGCAGCCCACTGCACCCCCGCTCTACGATGACAAGAACCCCCTCTACCCCCCGCCCCCTGGGGGGTACCCCCAGCCCCCCCATTATGCCGGGGGGTACCCGCAGCCTGGGGGATACCCTGCGGGGCCGGGGTACTCGCAGCCAGGGGGGTATCCAGCAGCAGGGGGGTACCCTCATCCGGGCATGGCCATGCCTACCATGCCTATGCGGTTTG GTGACAACGGCCTTGGGGATGGCTCTCCCTTCCAATCAGTTGACTGGGATGATAGGAAAGTCCGGCACGCCTTCATTCGCAAG GTCTATGCCAtcatctccctgcagctcctggtgacGGTAGGAATCATCTCTGTGTTCACCTTTGT CGACCCTGTCCGCTCCTTTGTTCAGAGGAATGCTGCCATCTACTACGCCTCATA tgctgtgttcctgGTGACCTACCTGGTGCTGGCCTGCTGCCAGGGTCCCCG GAGACGCTTCCCCTGGAATATTATCCTGCTGAGCATCTTT ACGCTGGCCATGGGGCTGATGACAGGCACGATTGCCAG CATGTACAACACGAAAGCTGTCCTGATTGCCATGCTCATCACCGCCATTGTGGCCATCGTTGTAACCATCTTCTGCTTCCAGACCAAG GTTGATTTTACATCGTGTCCAGGGCTATTCTGTGTGCTGGGCATTGTGGTCATGGTGACCGGGATCATCACTGCCATCGTCCTCTCCTTCAAATAC GTCCCCTGGCTACACATGCTGTACGCAGCCATTGGGGCCATCGCATTCACACTG tTCCTTGCCTATGACACCCAACTTGTGCTGGGGAACAGGAAGAACACACTGAGTCCCGAGGAGTATGTCTATGGTGCCCTCACCATCTACACTGACATCATTTACATCTTCACCTTCATCCTGCAGATAGTGGGCCGGGATTAG